A genomic stretch from Setaria italica strain Yugu1 chromosome VII, Setaria_italica_v2.0, whole genome shotgun sequence includes:
- the LOC101783433 gene encoding glucan endo-1,3-beta-D-glucosidase, which translates to MGRGAQPSASLLLFSLGLVLLCFTAGGIVGVAAAQKTWCIAKPSASNEILAQNLDYACSQVSCTVIQKGGPCYYPDSLVSRAAVAMNLYYASRGRNPWNCYFNSSALVVQSDPSYGSCTYY; encoded by the exons ATGGGCAGAGGAGCTCAGCCGTCTGCGTCGCTCCTGCTCTTCTCTCTGGGGCTTGTGCTCCTCTGCTTCACCGCAG GCGGTAtcgtcggcgtcgcggcggcgcaGAAGACGTGGTGCATCGCCAAGCCGTCGGCGTCGAACGAGATCCTGGCGCAGAACCTCGACTACGCGTGCTCCCAGGTGAGCTGCACCGTGATCCAGAAGGGCGGGCCgtgctactacccggacagcctcgtctcccgcgccgccgtcgccatgaACCTCTACTACGCCTCCAGAGGCCGAAACCCCTGGAACTGCTACTTCAACAGCTCCGCGCTCGTCGTCCAGTCCGACCCCA GTTATGGATCTTGCACGTACTACTGA
- the LOC101781147 gene encoding telomere-binding protein 1, which produces MVMRKRSDSGSRGRRTATMPRVPNSARGKRTTRKKKDEMCAFDLLATVAGTLLADQDISNNVPNTSGAAKAKNKKAVKEEHRDEILPLNNMAVEKDCCNGCVVGSGGICAFPRQANNCSAENSSTINEAGSMLESLTVKSNMLVRDSLVSCTRPYETSCGLGIIPEFGARGTHHPGSSSSAEAEQMHQAEPKVVRRQADGHAAVLHSLFDSVDLDVRPPALVSSDSSSCVPLCNHDKDHQTASLCRDEVQYTADRDDDENSSGCTHPSTAGDKGSRPQYIGSHRIRKLLASKVRKAARNKICGGMPSKKVCGGMSNKGSKLNLCSKKIPARRQKVQRTIFKKKKPAHHATSFAKEMLTGAAGTSFSTEGRNKSSGSDNYHVKLRIKSFNIPEVFINVPENATIGSLKKTVMDVVNSIMQGGLRVGVLLQGKDIQDDNKTLRQAGICHDKKLNNIDFTLECEGGQDSPSGVVKPEQMDLLSADVVEPLARMKCEEHFPETVGDDNQQRTPPYRSRSLSDLYSVVHPVEMASQDTSTSSQAIVPVAPSDDGALAIVPLCSVRRSETGQRRTRMPFTVDEVAALVEAVELIGTGRWRAVKMHAFEHVEHRTYVDLKDKWKTLVHTASISPQQRRGEPVPQELLDRVLAAQAYWSEHPKIRGKAPLPAICSA; this is translated from the exons ATGGTGATGCGGAAGAGGTCGGATTCTGGATCCCGTGGCCGCCGAACTGCAACCATGCCACGTGTTCCAAACTCAGCTCGG GGGAAACGCACCAccaggaaaaagaaagatgagATGTGCGCATTTGATTTGCTTGCCACCGTTGCAGGAACACTATTAGCAGATCAGGACATTTCCAACAATGTTCCTAATACTAGTGGTGCAGCAAAAGCTAAAAACAAGAAAGCAGTTAAAGAAGAACACCGCGATGAAATTCTGCCCCTAAATAACATGGCTGTGGAGAAAGATTGCTGCAATGGATGTGTAGTGGGTTCTGGTGGTATCTGTGCCTTTCCTAGGCAAGCTAACAACTGCTCGGCAGAAAACTCGTCGACAATAAACGAAGCTGGATCAATGTTAGAGTCACTAACAGTGAAATCAAATATGTTAGTTAGGGACTCATTGGTTAGTTGTACAAGACCATATGAAACTAGCTGTGGTCTCGGCATAATTCCTGAGTTTGGAGCTCGTGGAACACACCATCCAGGATCCTCAAGTTCAGCAGAGGCTGAACAAATGCACCAAGCTGAACCTAAAGTGGTCAGAAGACAAGCAGATGGGCATGCTGCGGTTCTTCACAGTTTGTTTGACTCCGTGGATCTTGATGTTAGACCTCCTGCTTTGGTTAGTTCTGACAGTAGCTCGTGTGTTCCTCTGTGCAACCATGACAAGGACCATCAAACTGCTTCCTTGTGTCGGGATGAAGTGCAGTATACTGCAGACAGAGATGACGATGAAAATTCTTCTGGGTGCACGCATCCAAGCACTGCAGGGGATAAGGGTAGCAGGCCACAATATATTGGTAGCCACAGGATAAGGAAATTGCTTGCCTCGAAGGTAAGGAAGGCAGCACGTAATAAGATTTGTGGAGGGATGCCATCAAAAAAGGTTTGTGGAGGGATGTCCAACAAAG GTAGCAAGCTAAATTTATGCAGCAAAAAGATACCTGCCAGACGTCAAAAGGTGCAAAGGACAATTTTCAAGAAGAAAAAACCAGCGCATCATGCAACTTCATTTGCTAAAGAGATGCTAACTGGAG CCGCCGGGACATCATTCTCTACAGAAGGTCGGAATAAATCATCGGGATCTGACAATTACCATG TTAAGCTAAGAATAAAGTCATTCAACATCCCAGAAGTGTTCATCAATGTCCCTGAAAATGCAACCATTGGTTCATTGAAG AAAACCGTTATGGATGTCGTCAATAGTATAATGCAAGGTGGTCTACGCGTTGGTGTTCTTCTTCAAGGAAAGGATATCCAAGACGACAACAAGACACTTCGTCAAGCTGGGATATGCCATGATAAAAAACTAAATAACATAGACTTTACGCTGGAATGTGAAGGTGGGCAAGATTCTCCCTCTGGAGTCGTAAAACCTGAACAGATGGATTTGCTCAGTGCAGATGTTGTGGAGCCATTAGCTAG GATGAAGTGTGAAGAGCATTTTCCTGAAACTGTCGGCGATGACAACCAGCAGCGCACACCTCCTTATCGAAGCCGCTCTCTCTCCGATCTGTATTCTGTTGTTCATCCTGTTGAGATGGCCTCACAAGATACATCAACAAGCTCCCAAGCCATCGTCCCTGTTGCACCTTCAGACGATGGTGCCCTAGCCATTGTGCCTCTTTGTAGTGTCAGACGGTCTGAAACTGGGCAAAGGCGCACTAGGATGCCCTTCACTGTTGATGAGGTTGCGGCACTGGTGGAAGCAGTCGAACTGATCGGGACTGGAAG GTGGAGAGCTGTTAAAATGCATGCATTTGAACATGTGGAGCACAGGACATATGTTGACCTTAAG GACAAGTGGAAGACCCTGGTTCACACCGCAAGTATATCCCCGCAACAACGAAGAGGCGAGCCAGTTCCACAAGAACTCCTGGACCGTGTGCTCGCAGCACAGGCCTACTGGTCCGAGCACCCAAAGATCCGTGGCAAGGCTCCTCTTCCTGCGATATGCTCTGCCTAG
- the LOC101781815 gene encoding F-box protein At1g70590: MDDASQTWPPPAPSPPPFSSRPRASPSPHRRRRRRHYSKKHAPPPAPPTPPPTPAPQGADFSALPPELVHRALAAACASDVAAASRACRAWRDALRPLREAAALHAYGRRVKHGPVAGAAARGDGGRNEAERQRALGLFRRAARLGSAAAMVDAGLMCWEEGRRREAVEYYRSAAELGHPVGMCNLGVSYLEADPHKAEEAIRWFYPSASAGNARAQYNLGLCLQNGKGIKRNQKEAAKWYLRAAEGGNVRAMYNISLCYSYGEGLAQDLVRAKRWLQLAADCGHKKALYECGIKLCAAGDKVKSLTYLELATRRGETAAAHMRDVILESLSAVNSQRALSDADKWKPRALHPRR; encoded by the exons ATGGACGACGCGAGCCAGACCtggccgcccccggccccctcgccgccgcccttctcctCGCGGCCCCGCGCGTCTCCgtccccgcaccgccgccgccggcgccgccactaCTCCAAGAAGCACGCGCCCCCGCCCGCGCCACCGACACCGccaccgacgccggcgccgcagggCGCGGACTTCTCCGcgctcccgccggagctcgtcCACCGGGCGCTCGCGGCCGCGTGCGCCTCCGACGTTGCGGCGGCCAGCCGGGCGTGCCGCGCGTGGCGGGACGCGCTGCGGCCGCTCCGCGAGGCCGCGGCGCTGCACGCGTACGGCCGGCGCGTCAAGCACGGCCCCGTCGCGGGAGCCGCAGCCCGCGGGGACGGCGGGCggaacgaggcggagcggcagcGCGCGCTGGGGCTgttccggcgggcggcgaggctgggctccgcggcggcgatggtggacGCCGGCCTGATGTGCTGGGaagagggccggcggcgggaggccgtGGAGTACTACCGGAGCGCGGCGGAGCTGGGGCATCCCGTCGGGATGTGCAACCTGGGGGTCTCCTACCTCGAAG CTGATCCACACAAGGCTGAGGAAGCCATCCGATGGTTTTATCCATCAGCATCAGCGGGCAATGCTCGTGCTCAATACAACCTAGGCCTTTGCTTGCAGAATGGGAAAGGGATCAAGCGTAATCAGAAGGAAGCT GCAAAGTGGTACTTGCGAGCTGCAGAGGGAGGGAATGTACGAGCCATGTACAACATTTCCCTGTGTTATAGTTACGGTGAAGGGCTTGCACAGGATCTAGTGCGCGCTAAGAGGTGGCTGCAACTAGCTGCTGATTGTGGTCACAAGAAAGCTCTTTATGAGTGTGGTATTAAACTCTGTGCG GCAGGAGACAAGGTCAAGTCTCTCACGTATCTGGAGTTGGCAACACGGCGTGGAGAAACCGCGGCTGCTCATATGAGAGACGTAATACTGGAATCACTCTCTGCTGTGAACTCACAGCGTGCCCTATCAGATGCTGATAAATGGAAACCTAGGGCACTCCATCCCAGAAGGTGA
- the LOC101783839 gene encoding uncharacterized protein LOC101783839: protein MRRRPFSRHDGFFASLQRVEDRLAAEQHQEQRQDPPLPPAAAPATARQPDASPFSGTMTTASPLLLLDPAPPSAPASRDSSGPALDFLTPHTEQDQRIQQDDGGGGGLVEEDIAWLMALLGLSPPPPPDGDGDDGTGGCDCSGADGFLARVVGVAGPKCDGEKRRLDAWIRHYHRGGGGGCSREPARLAHLLLARASSDAAAVASPATVKEFLDRDPPRQTTD, encoded by the exons atgcggcggcggcccttCTCCCGGCACGACGGCTTCTTCGCCTCCCTCCAGCGG GTGGAAGACCGGCTGGCCGCGGAGCAGCATCAGGAGCAGAGGCAggacccgccgctgccgccggcggcggctccggcgacggcacgCCAACCCGACGCGTCGCCGTTCTCGGGCACCATGACGACCGCgtccccgctcctcctcctcgacccgGCACCGCCCAGCGCGCCCGCGAGCCGCGACAGCAGCGGCCCGGCGCTGGACTTCCTCACCCCCCACACCGAACAGGACCAACGCATCCAacaggacgacggcggcggcggcggtctcgTCGAGGAGGACATCGCTTGGCTCATGGCGCTGCTGggcctgtcgccgccgccgccgccggacggcgacggcgacgacggcacgGGCGGGTGCGACTGCAGCGGCGCCGACGGGTTCCTGGCCAGGGTCGTCGGCGTGGCCGGCCCCAAGTGCGACGGGGAGAAGCGGAGGCTGGACGCCTGGATCCGCCACTACCaccgcgggggaggcggcgggtgcAGCAGGGAGCCCGCGAGGCTGGCGCACCTGCTGCTCGCCAGGGCCTCCAGCGACGCGGCGGCCGTTGCGTCCCCGGCCACCGTCAAGGAGTTCCTGGACCGCGATCCGCCGCGGCAGACGACGGATTAG
- the LOC101782217 gene encoding pentatricopeptide repeat-containing protein At5g11310, mitochondrial, translated as MASKPMHLHAPAAAATSAATVLSILRGADPDRLLPAAGIAATPTILQHLRPALPTLPDPAIPALARWAGAATAVSLLASRGLFAAAWRLLLVKPPSSPPPPLAAFASLLRRYARLGRTAAAVRAFRFLHGHPDRYTVAIDGNGDDGSSSAAEVSPLILAVDALCKEGHPRAAAQLVEQLRREDPAWAPDVRTYNVLLNGWSRARRLDKVEKLWAAMRHAGVRPTVVTYGTLIDAHCVMRQPDQAMALLDQMREEGIEADLLTCNPIVCALAQAGRFGDAHKVLEKFPLYGVAPNISTFNSLVLGYCKHGDLAGASRVLKAMLGRGISPTARTYNYFFMVFARNHSVELGMNLYSKMVSNDYAPDRLTYHLLVKMFCEANRLELTLQMLQEMRNSGFEPDLATSTMLIHLLCRRHQFEEAFAEFEHMFERGIVPQYITYRMLKKELKRLGLVKLVQKLTDLMRSVPHSTKLPGSYRDKEGDDAIEKKKSILQKAQAVSDVLKDRKDLKKAHKIQNPEETDVQVADRIVANIRRRVYGDVSRIGASLS; from the coding sequence ATGGCTTCCAAGCCGATGCATCTccacgctcccgccgccgccgccacctctgctGCCACCGTGCTCTCCATCCTCCGCGGGGCTGACCCTGACCGCCTCCTCCCAGCAGCCGGCATCGCCGCAACGCCCACCATACTCCAGCACCTCCGCCCCGCGCTCCCCACCCTCCCCGACCCCGCGATCCCCGCCCTTGCCCGAtgggccggcgccgccaccgccgtctccctcctcgcctcccgcggtctcttcgccgccgcctggcGCCTCCTCCTGGTTAAGCCTccttcctccccgccgcctcccctcgccgcgTTCGCATCGCTCCTCCGCCGCTACGCGCGCCTCgggcgcaccgccgccgcagtccgCGCCTTCCGCTTCCTGCACGGCCACCCCGACCGCTACACCGTCGCTATCGATGGCAATGGCGATGATGGCTCCTCGTCTGCCGCAGAGGTCTCCCCGCTGATCCTGGCCGTCGACGCGCTCTGCAAGGAGGGCCACCCGCGTGCCGCGGCGCAGCTCGTCGAGCAGCTCCGGCGCGAGGACCCTGCGTGGGCGCCCGACGTGCGGACCTACAACGTCCTGCTCAACGGATGGTCCCGCGCGCGCCGGCTCGACAAGGTGGAGAAGCTCTGGGCGGCGATGCGCCACGCCGGCGTGCGGCCGACGGTGGTCACGTATGGGACCCTCATCGACGCGCACTGCGTCATGCGGCAGCCCGACCAGGCGATGGCGCTCCTTGACCAGATGCgggaggaggggatcgaggccGATCTGCTCACCTGCAACCCCATCGTGTGTGCCCTCGCACAGGCAGGTCGCTTCGGGGACGCACACAAGGTGCTCGAGAAATTTCCCCTCTACGGTGTCGCGCCGAACATCTCGACATTCAACTCCCTCGTCTTGGGCTACTGCAAGCATGGCGACCTTGCTGGGGCTAGTAGAGTACTCAAGGCGATGCTGGGGCGGGGCATTTCACCAACTGCAAGGACATACAACTACTTCTTTATGGTCTTTGCGAGGAATCACAGTGTTGAGCTGGGGATGAATCTCTACAGTAAGATGGTCAGCAATGACTATGCGCCGGACCGTCTCACTTACCACCTTCTCGTCAAGATGTTCTGCGAAGCGAACCGGCTTGAATTAACACTGCAAATGCTCCAGGAGATGAGAAACAGTGGTTTTGAGCCGGATCTTGCGACCAGCACCATGCTGATACATTTGCTCTGCCGGCGTCATCAGTTTGAAGAGGCGTTTGCGGAGTTTGAGCATATGTTTGAGAGAGGGATTGTGCCCCAGTACATCACTTACCGGATGCTTAAGAAAGAGCTCAAGCGGCTTGGTTTAGTCAAATTGGTTCAGAAATTGACAGATCTAATGCGTTCAGTACCACATTCCACAAAGTTACCTGGCAGTTACAGGGACAAGGAAGGAGATGATGCTATAGAGAAGAAGAAATCAATATTACAGAAAGCACAGGCCGTTTCAGATGTTTTGAAGGACCGTAAAGATCTGAAGAAAGCACACAAGATCCAAAATCCTGAAGAAACTGATGTCCAGGTTGCAGATAGGATTGTAGCCAACATTAGGAGAAGAGTATATGGAGACGTCTCTAGGATAGGAGCATCTCTTTCTTGA